In Monodelphis domestica isolate mMonDom1 chromosome 4, mMonDom1.pri, whole genome shotgun sequence, one DNA window encodes the following:
- the RPS16 gene encoding 40S ribosomal protein S16 — MPSKGPLQSVQVFGRKKTATAVAHCKRGNGLIKVNGRPLEMIEPRTLQYKLLEPVLLLGKERFAGVDIRVRVKGGGHVAQIYAIRQSISKALVAYYQKYVDEASKKEIKDILIQYDRTLLVADPRRCESKKFGGPGARARYQKSYR, encoded by the exons ATGCCGTCCAAGGGACCGCTCCAGTCCGTCCAGGTTTTTGGGCGAAAG AAAACTGCCACTGCTGTGGCCCACTGTAAGAGAGGCAATGGGCTGATCAAGGTGAATGGGCGACCCCTGGAGATGATTGAGCCTCGAACCCTGCAATACAAG CTCTTGGAGCCTGTCCTCCTCCTAGGCAAGGAACGTTTTGCTGGTGTAGATATCAGGGTCCGTGTGAAGGGAGGAGGCCACGTAGCCCAAATTTATG CTATCCGGCAGTCCATCTCCAAAGCCCTAGTGGCCTATTACCAGAAAT ATGTGGATGAGGCCTCTAAGAAGGAAATCAAAGACATCCTCATTCAGTATGACCGAACTTTGCTGGTGGCTGACCCTCGACGCTGCGAGTCCAAGAAGTTTGGTGGCCCTGGGGCCCGGGCTCGCTACCAGAAATCCTATCGATAA